In Symmachiella dynata, the following are encoded in one genomic region:
- a CDS encoding potassium channel family protein, which translates to MANKNPKGVTSYKSFLTFVFHLVHYCHILRGILNALFFLVFSGGLAFAQCEGIPFSQGIYFSLITSTTVGFGDITPKTGIGQCISVFLAFIGTLYFGLIVSVATRAFTETIKEYLHAQGKAEFNA; encoded by the coding sequence ATGGCCAATAAAAATCCCAAGGGTGTCACGTCGTATAAGAGTTTTTTGACCTTCGTGTTTCATCTTGTCCACTACTGTCATATTCTCCGCGGCATACTGAACGCGCTATTTTTCCTGGTTTTTTCAGGAGGTTTAGCATTCGCTCAATGCGAAGGCATCCCCTTTTCGCAAGGGATCTATTTTTCACTGATCACATCGACAACTGTTGGATTTGGCGACATCACACCCAAAACCGGAATCGGGCAGTGCATCAGCGTCTTCCTCGCATTTATCGGCACATTATATTTTGGCCTCATTGTTTCCGTAGCAACGCGAGCGTTCACGGAAACAATTAAGGAATACTTGCACGCTCAAGGCAAAGCTGAATTCAACGCGTAG
- a CDS encoding DUF1656 domain-containing protein — protein MIQIPSELQFLGIYLPPFFLVCLFGLFATVAITQILNWTGLSRFFWHPPLAFAAMWVATSSLIGLVMISP, from the coding sequence ATGATTCAGATACCGTCGGAATTACAATTCTTGGGAATTTATTTGCCCCCGTTTTTCCTGGTGTGTCTGTTCGGATTGTTTGCCACCGTAGCGATTACCCAGATACTGAATTGGACGGGACTGAGCCGATTCTTTTGGCATCCTCCTTTGGCGTTTGCCGCCATGTGGGTAGCGACGTCATCGCTGATTGGTTTAGTGATGATTTCCCCATAG
- a CDS encoding HlyD family secretion protein — protein MPKVFQFAKVLIPKLITWSLVSIAAFGAYFLYMQWTEQPWTRDGQIRADIVKIAPQVSGNLVKVAVRDNQFVHKGDLLLEIDQSSYQLAVNKARVAVDQAKEEVASLEASVRVSAANYEEAKVSVTTASRQISSAEASVQSAKASVDQMKAGVTSAQQFIKQRKAELSNAHSEAARAKRLVEKKAGSVEDAESTAATAIAKEAQLASAEAGLIQAQASQTQSEAALNEAHVNLLLAKDGLSESKAAETSAKASLDQAKANLGMSGDENVRVRTAMVSLAQAELDLSRTKILAPCNGYISNLSVDEGTYAVVGQPLIIIVDSDTFRVHAYFQETKLRHIEDGDSAVITLMSHPDRPLKGFVENIGNAVNPPNIANTEGQPGEVPQIQPTFDWVRLPQRVPVRIRLSEVPDDIQLISGTTASVAVLLPDKE, from the coding sequence ATGCCCAAGGTTTTTCAATTCGCTAAGGTATTGATCCCCAAGCTGATCACTTGGTCGCTGGTGTCGATTGCGGCGTTTGGTGCATATTTCCTTTATATGCAGTGGACAGAACAGCCCTGGACAAGAGACGGACAGATTCGGGCCGACATCGTTAAAATCGCGCCTCAAGTGAGCGGCAATCTCGTGAAAGTCGCAGTTCGTGACAATCAGTTTGTGCACAAAGGTGACTTGCTGCTGGAGATTGATCAAAGCTCGTATCAGTTGGCAGTGAACAAAGCCAGAGTTGCTGTCGACCAGGCCAAAGAAGAAGTCGCCTCGCTGGAAGCATCCGTACGAGTCTCAGCCGCGAATTACGAAGAGGCTAAGGTAAGCGTCACGACTGCGAGCAGACAAATTTCTTCTGCGGAAGCCAGTGTGCAATCGGCAAAAGCGTCCGTCGATCAAATGAAAGCCGGTGTCACGTCCGCGCAGCAATTCATCAAGCAACGTAAAGCCGAGTTGTCAAATGCGCACTCGGAAGCGGCGCGAGCCAAGCGACTCGTCGAAAAAAAGGCAGGTTCTGTTGAAGATGCTGAGAGCACTGCCGCAACAGCGATTGCCAAGGAAGCACAACTTGCCAGTGCCGAGGCCGGTTTGATCCAGGCCCAGGCCTCCCAGACGCAATCCGAAGCAGCGCTCAATGAAGCGCACGTCAACCTTTTGCTCGCAAAAGATGGATTGTCGGAGTCCAAGGCTGCAGAGACTTCTGCCAAAGCATCGCTCGACCAAGCCAAAGCCAATCTGGGAATGTCCGGCGACGAGAACGTGCGTGTGCGAACGGCAATGGTCAGCCTCGCTCAGGCGGAACTCGATTTGAGCCGTACCAAGATTCTCGCTCCCTGCAACGGTTACATCAGCAATCTTTCGGTTGACGAGGGGACGTACGCAGTCGTTGGCCAACCGTTGATTATCATCGTCGACAGCGATACCTTTCGCGTACACGCCTACTTCCAGGAGACCAAGCTAAGGCATATTGAAGATGGCGATTCGGCAGTGATCACCTTGATGAGCCATCCAGACCGCCCGCTCAAAGGCTTTGTCGAAAACATCGGCAACGCGGTGAATCCTCCAAACATTGCTAACACGGAAGGGCAGCCCGGGGAGGTGCCTCAGATTCAGCCAACATTCGATTGGGTGCGACTGCCGCAGCGTGTTCCAGTTCGTATCCGTCTGTCAGAAGTTCCCGATGACATTCAGCTCATTTCTGGTACGACCGCATCAGTTGCAGTGCTGTTGCCCGACAAGGAGTAA
- a CDS encoding efflux transporter outer membrane subunit, with the protein MLFIGVSCMLASGCGLSQWVQNGFQVGPDYHPPAASVSEHWIDIGNEHVLPLPPDDPYWWSVFEDPILNNLVQTALAQNLTLRQAGSRIMQARASRAITAGNLFPQVQQSFGDATRIQESQSVALPPPIRAFDEWDVGFNASWEIDVWGKFRRALETADARLEASIYDYDAVLVSLLAEVVSAYIDIRTFEQRIQYAKQNVMVQESSLQLSTTRFDEGKTSKVGVYLAEANLNGTEATLPALETGLRQASNRLCTLLGIPPTDLSTWLGKGDGIPEVPADIAVGIPADLLRRRPDVRQAERQVAAQSAQIGVAVSDLFPSISLNGEVFQSSEDFGDLFNSASAAGSIGPSFRWNILNYGRITNNVRLQDARLLELIASYQNTVLVASQEVEDALIAFLKSKREVVSLRNGVDNLNESLKLLLIQFEEGSIDFSPIFVLQGSLRSAQDQMAAAEGQVLLNMVAVYRALGGGWQIRYPGFETQVMPVDDQPTDAATDPFLAPEKVEQRNAQLEEFLMPAPGVVPKEDSEDGQ; encoded by the coding sequence ATGCTCTTCATCGGGGTGAGTTGTATGCTCGCCAGCGGGTGCGGACTATCTCAATGGGTTCAAAATGGATTCCAAGTGGGACCGGATTATCACCCCCCCGCCGCGTCAGTCTCCGAGCATTGGATCGACATCGGCAACGAACATGTCCTTCCTCTGCCACCTGATGATCCGTATTGGTGGTCCGTTTTTGAGGATCCCATCCTCAATAACCTGGTGCAGACAGCGCTCGCTCAAAACCTGACGCTTCGCCAAGCTGGAAGTCGAATCATGCAGGCCCGTGCCAGCCGCGCCATCACGGCAGGCAACCTGTTCCCGCAAGTGCAGCAATCATTTGGCGACGCTACTCGAATCCAAGAAAGCCAATCGGTTGCCCTTCCGCCACCAATTCGAGCGTTTGATGAATGGGATGTGGGTTTCAATGCCTCATGGGAAATCGATGTTTGGGGAAAATTTCGCCGTGCGCTGGAAACTGCCGATGCACGACTTGAGGCCTCCATCTATGACTACGATGCGGTCCTCGTGTCTCTCTTAGCCGAGGTCGTGTCGGCGTACATTGACATTCGTACCTTCGAGCAACGAATCCAATATGCTAAGCAGAACGTCATGGTACAGGAGTCATCGCTGCAGCTTTCAACGACACGTTTTGACGAAGGCAAGACGAGCAAAGTCGGCGTGTATCTCGCCGAAGCGAATCTAAACGGGACAGAGGCTACGCTACCCGCTCTAGAGACAGGACTTCGCCAAGCGAGCAATCGCCTATGCACATTACTGGGGATCCCTCCGACCGACCTCTCGACGTGGTTAGGAAAAGGTGATGGCATCCCCGAGGTCCCAGCGGATATCGCGGTAGGAATTCCTGCCGATCTACTGCGGAGACGGCCCGATGTCCGTCAAGCAGAGCGACAGGTGGCGGCACAGTCCGCACAAATTGGTGTCGCCGTGTCAGACCTTTTTCCAAGTATTTCGCTTAATGGCGAAGTCTTCCAGTCGTCGGAAGATTTCGGCGACCTATTTAATTCAGCTAGTGCAGCGGGTTCAATCGGCCCTTCTTTTCGCTGGAACATTTTGAATTACGGCCGGATCACAAATAATGTTCGGCTGCAGGATGCCCGACTCTTGGAATTGATCGCGAGTTACCAGAATACCGTTCTGGTCGCTAGCCAAGAAGTCGAGGACGCATTGATCGCGTTTCTGAAGTCAAAACGTGAAGTCGTATCACTCCGTAATGGCGTTGATAACTTGAACGAATCGCTAAAACTACTTTTGATCCAGTTTGAGGAAGGTTCCATCGACTTTTCACCGATTTTCGTCTTGCAAGGATCTCTCCGTAGTGCGCAGGACCAGATGGCAGCAGCTGAGGGCCAAGTACTTCTCAATATGGTTGCAGTCTACCGCGCACTCGGTGGAGGATGGCAAATTCGTTACCCCGGATTTGAAACACAAGTCATGCCTGTGGACGATCAACCGACGGATGCTGCAACTGATCCGTTTCTAGCACCAGAAAAAGTCGAGCAGCGCAACGCACAACTGGAAGAATTTCTAATGCCCGCCCCTGGTGTGGTTCCGAAAGAGGATTCAGAAGATGGCCAATAA